A single window of Bos javanicus breed banteng chromosome 19, ARS-OSU_banteng_1.0, whole genome shotgun sequence DNA harbors:
- the LOC133232677 gene encoding coiled-coil-helix-coiled-coil-helix domain-containing protein 2-like, whose translation MPRGSRSRTSHVAPPASLAPQMRAAPRPAPAAQSPAMAPPSVVGSPAAPPRQPGLMAQVATTAAGVAVGSAVGHTLGHAITGGFGGGSSAEPSRPDITYQEPQGTQPAQLQQNGPCFYEVKQFLECAQSQGDLKLFEGFSKVLKQCRLANGLA comes from the coding sequence ATGCCTCGTGGAAGCCGAAGCCGCACTTCCCACGTGGCCCCTCCTGCCAGCCTCGCGCCTCAGATGAGAGCAGCGCCCAGGCCAGCGCCCGCAGCTCAGTCACCAGCAATGGCTCCACCATCTGTCGTCGGCTCCCCTGCTGCTCCTCCCCGGCAGCCAGGTCTGATGGCCCAGGTGGCAACCACTGCTGCTGGTGTGGCTGTGGGTTCTGCTGTCGGCCACACTCTGGGTCACGCCATCACTGGGGGCTTCGGTGGAGGAAGCAGTGCTGAACCCTCAAGGCCTGACATCACTTACCAGGAGCCTCAGGGAACCCAGCCGGCACAACTGCAGCAGAATGGCCCCTGCTTCTATGAGGTCAAACAGTTTTTGGAGTGTGCCCAGAGCCAGGGTGACCTTAAACTTTTCGAGGGTTTCAGCAAGGTGCTGAAACAGTGCAGATTGGCCAACGGATTAGCTTAA